In a genomic window of Paracoccaceae bacterium:
- a CDS encoding winged helix-turn-helix domain-containing protein: protein MSDDFVKRFALTFRRVEICHASGKRGRYEPSFLFKIKGHPVIFAFDDYELDTQLMELRKGAEPINIEPKVFQTLRFLIEMRARAVSRDELLDHVWGGRIVSDASVSSAIKAARQAIGDSGTLQRRIKTVHGYGFRFAGDIGLSAPAAVQKATSVTDTSPPSKQPSIVALPFEMLGPQQDHPAISVAIAHDVIQALSRLRWLRVIARATAFQFSGRPYGEIASSLDVN from the coding sequence TTGTCTGATGATTTCGTGAAGAGGTTTGCTCTGACCTTCCGCCGTGTCGAAATTTGCCATGCGTCGGGCAAACGTGGCAGGTATGAGCCATCGTTCCTTTTCAAAATTAAAGGCCACCCGGTGATTTTTGCGTTTGATGATTATGAGCTCGACACCCAGCTGATGGAGCTCCGCAAAGGGGCCGAGCCGATAAATATTGAGCCAAAGGTTTTCCAGACACTGCGCTTTCTAATCGAGATGCGTGCCCGCGCCGTCTCGCGCGATGAGCTGCTTGATCATGTCTGGGGCGGGCGGATTGTCAGTGACGCGTCGGTTTCTTCGGCCATCAAGGCAGCGCGGCAAGCCATTGGTGACAGTGGAACCTTGCAGCGCAGGATAAAAACCGTGCACGGATACGGCTTTCGTTTTGCCGGGGACATCGGCCTGTCGGCACCTGCGGCGGTACAAAAGGCCACCTCGGTGACAGACACTTCGCCACCATCCAAGCAACCTTCAATCGTCGCCCTGCCTTTTGAGATGCTTGGGCCACAACAGGATCATCCGGCCATTTCTGTGGCCATTGCACATGATGTCATTCAGGCGTTGTCCCGCCTGCGCTGGCTCAGGGTCATTGCGCGGGCGACAGCCTTTCAGTTCAGCGGCCGCCCCTACGGCGAAATCGCTAGCAGCCTTGATGTCAACTAA
- a CDS encoding isoprenylcysteine carboxylmethyltransferase family protein, with product MKRPFVLIYGVIAYILFNLSFLYMLGFLQALFVPKAINDGPQISAPYAALINVGLIFLFGFFHSLMARQWFKDWWTRIIPKAAERSTYVLQSALFLGLAMWLWQPMPTTLWSVGGGLAAMTYAVFVLGVVMVLLSTFLIDHFDFFGLRQIWCANRERPIPKPEFRTPFLYRIVRHPMQLGIIMVFFGTPLMTAGHMLFALSMTAYVLIGLWFEERALLREFGDAYRDYQNRVPMLIPGLGGIFRGQPQSH from the coding sequence ATGAAACGCCCATTCGTCCTGATCTACGGCGTCATCGCCTACATCCTCTTTAACCTGTCTTTCCTCTATATGCTTGGCTTCCTGCAGGCGCTTTTCGTGCCAAAGGCCATCAATGACGGGCCTCAGATATCCGCCCCTTATGCGGCTTTGATCAATGTCGGCCTGATTTTCCTGTTTGGCTTTTTCCATAGCCTGATGGCGCGCCAATGGTTCAAAGACTGGTGGACCCGAATCATCCCAAAGGCCGCTGAACGCAGCACTTATGTCCTGCAATCCGCCTTGTTTCTGGGCCTGGCCATGTGGCTGTGGCAGCCGATGCCGACCACGCTTTGGTCTGTCGGTGGTGGGTTGGCCGCGATGACCTACGCTGTCTTTGTACTTGGCGTTGTGATGGTTCTGTTGTCCACGTTTCTGATTGATCACTTCGACTTCTTTGGCCTGCGCCAGATCTGGTGCGCCAACCGGGAACGCCCTATTCCCAAGCCAGAATTCCGCACGCCGTTTTTGTATCGCATTGTGCGCCATCCGATGCAGTTGGGGATCATCATGGTCTTCTTTGGAACACCGCTCATGACGGCGGGGCACATGCTGTTTGCACTGTCGATGACGGCCTACGTCCTGATCGGCCTTTGGTTCGAAGAACGTGCTCTGTTGCGCGAATTTGGCGACGCATATCGCGACTACCAAAACCGCGTGCCGATGTTGATCCCGGGACTGGGCGGTATTTTTCGCGGCCAGCCGCAGTCGCATTGA
- a CDS encoding GFA family protein, with protein sequence MSQNHHEGDCSCGRTRYRLTDTALIVHACHCKMCQVLTGGSYAVNVLIEAENAQLLRGETFDHLVDTPSGHGQAIRRCTTCSAAIWSVYRHFVHRTGCSVRFVRAGTPDHPEDFPTDVHIYTETRLQCSAQADKKPEFRGFYRLDAVWSEPSLRRLSLGASIAPIQQECAK encoded by the coding sequence ATGTCACAGAACCATCACGAGGGCGATTGCAGTTGTGGTCGCACCCGCTACAGACTGACCGATACAGCCCTGATCGTGCATGCCTGCCATTGCAAAATGTGTCAGGTGCTGACCGGGGGCTCTTACGCCGTCAACGTTCTCATCGAGGCGGAGAACGCACAGCTTTTGCGCGGCGAGACGTTTGATCATCTTGTCGATACACCCTCGGGCCATGGACAGGCGATCAGAAGGTGCACAACTTGCTCGGCTGCGATCTGGAGTGTGTATCGCCATTTTGTGCATCGAACAGGGTGCAGCGTCAGGTTTGTGCGCGCCGGAACGCCGGACCACCCCGAAGACTTTCCAACGGACGTTCACATCTACACCGAGACACGGCTGCAGTGTTCTGCACAGGCAGATAAGAAGCCCGAATTCAGAGGGTTCTATCGGCTTGATGCCGTCTGGTCAGAACCCAGTCTGCGGCGTTTGTCACTTGGCGCAAGTATCGCACCGATTCAACAGGAGTGTGCTAAATGA
- a CDS encoding cadherin-like domain-containing protein — MHPVNIAPSANDDELFRDSFLVNSTTDSLQVEQKVAALEDDRYVVIWRADHNPNYGSDNTILGRIFNADGSETSAEFRVDENDAAGFQTDDILSLPNGYFVVTWQEKPFGSFGSDSRLRVFDDTGQPVSDVVELASVSFSTWQKAYVEVLSDGRFIAVYPIGASHILEAQVFEADGTPSGTTFPIFLRSEAIGLNSIEVLDGDRLLVTWSDLATGYPEFGRFFSIEGTPEGPAFSVNETGPLNPTFVSGRTKLADGGFLVMDDDFDGRITVDDSPGLFAYFFDPQGSLQHVVQVNQETTGLQQRSSVDVLPNGQIVIAWISNNERELPAVDEIKARILNADGTPASDEFLVNEVTFLDRWEPDVAALENGQFVITWTSRDQLEDTDDWGVFARVYNGDGSPAERSGTVPATVITNEDTPYLFEAADLLANDSDTDGDALGIVSVSTTSALGATVMLGSDGTILYNPITSTTLDALNFGETLQDSFTYTVSDGLLTDTATATLTVGGLTDGGFDDFSVDGQYLVTLDALDAAGSSWFRIADSVEGTDILENDRSTSTQFIYVQGGLVEYGAWFDGTGGGQFRVFAKGAVDFRNQGDLIAPGESTGFSYTLSNGSSATDSATVVLEIEGTSFEGDDLFALSAEALASAGTGWFRLGAKNDETDLLLNDPLVDEIVLIDGAPIDDGIWFDGSDGGEFRVFSSGVVDFRNQGDSIEPGAQTGFEYGVLIDDEIMTAQVVLQVDVFDFL, encoded by the coding sequence GTGCACCCAGTGAACATTGCCCCCAGTGCCAACGATGACGAACTTTTTCGTGATAGCTTTCTCGTCAACAGTACGACCGACAGCCTGCAAGTGGAGCAGAAAGTTGCAGCGCTTGAGGATGATCGATATGTCGTGATCTGGCGGGCTGACCACAATCCGAACTACGGGTCCGATAATACGATCCTCGGTCGTATTTTCAACGCGGATGGCTCGGAAACCAGTGCGGAATTTCGGGTTGATGAAAACGATGCCGCCGGCTTCCAAACCGATGACATCCTCTCTTTGCCAAATGGTTATTTCGTGGTCACCTGGCAGGAAAAGCCCTTCGGCTCCTTCGGATCTGACTCACGGTTGCGCGTCTTTGATGACACGGGACAACCTGTCTCGGATGTGGTGGAACTCGCAAGTGTGAGCTTCAGCACCTGGCAGAAAGCCTATGTGGAGGTGCTGTCTGATGGCCGCTTTATCGCGGTCTATCCAATAGGCGCATCGCATATCCTCGAAGCACAGGTGTTCGAGGCGGACGGCACGCCCTCGGGCACAACCTTTCCCATTTTCTTGCGGTCTGAGGCTATCGGGCTCAACAGTATTGAGGTTCTGGATGGGGATCGTCTGTTGGTCACCTGGAGCGATCTAGCCACCGGGTATCCCGAGTTCGGCCGTTTCTTTTCCATTGAAGGCACACCGGAAGGCCCGGCTTTTTCGGTAAACGAAACCGGGCCTTTGAATCCGACATTTGTTTCTGGGCGGACAAAGCTCGCGGACGGTGGGTTTCTGGTGATGGACGACGACTTTGATGGCCGCATCACGGTCGATGACAGCCCTGGCCTTTTTGCATACTTCTTTGACCCGCAGGGCAGTTTGCAACACGTTGTTCAGGTCAATCAGGAGACGACCGGGTTGCAGCAACGAAGCTCGGTAGATGTCTTGCCGAACGGGCAGATTGTCATTGCCTGGATATCCAACAACGAGCGGGAATTACCTGCTGTAGACGAAATAAAGGCGCGCATCCTAAACGCTGATGGCACGCCCGCAAGCGATGAATTCCTGGTCAATGAGGTGACGTTCCTTGACAGATGGGAGCCCGACGTTGCCGCTCTGGAGAATGGACAGTTCGTCATCACCTGGACGTCAAGGGACCAGCTGGAAGACACAGATGACTGGGGAGTTTTTGCGCGGGTCTACAATGGCGATGGCTCGCCGGCAGAACGATCCGGCACCGTCCCTGCCACCGTGATCACGAATGAGGACACCCCCTATCTGTTTGAGGCCGCCGATCTGCTGGCCAATGACAGCGACACTGACGGGGACGCTTTGGGAATCGTCTCGGTGAGCACCACCAGCGCACTCGGTGCGACCGTCATGCTCGGTTCCGATGGAACCATTTTGTATAATCCCATAACTTCGACAACGCTGGATGCGCTGAATTTCGGTGAAACCCTGCAGGACAGCTTTACTTACACCGTGTCGGACGGGTTGCTGACCGATACAGCGACGGCGACATTGACCGTCGGTGGGCTGACCGATGGCGGCTTTGATGATTTTTCTGTGGATGGCCAGTATCTGGTGACGCTGGACGCACTGGATGCGGCAGGCTCCAGTTGGTTTCGCATCGCCGATAGTGTCGAGGGTACGGACATTCTGGAAAACGATCGATCGACCAGCACTCAGTTCATCTACGTTCAGGGCGGACTGGTAGAGTACGGAGCATGGTTTGATGGCACCGGTGGCGGTCAGTTCCGAGTTTTTGCAAAAGGCGCTGTCGATTTCAGAAACCAGGGTGACCTGATTGCACCGGGAGAGAGCACGGGTTTTTCCTACACGTTGAGCAATGGATCCAGCGCGACAGATTCTGCGACTGTCGTGTTGGAAATAGAGGGCACATCTTTCGAGGGCGATGATCTGTTTGCCCTCTCTGCCGAGGCGCTCGCATCTGCAGGTACAGGATGGTTCCGGCTTGGCGCAAAGAACGACGAAACGGATCTGTTGCTAAACGACCCTCTGGTCGATGAAATTGTCCTGATCGATGGTGCGCCAATTGACGACGGGATCTGGTTCGATGGGTCAGACGGTGGCGAGTTCCGGGTCTTTTCCAGCGGAGTCGTTGATTTCCGCAATCAGGGTGACAGCATTGAGCCGGGGGCGCAAACCGGCTTTGAATATGGCGTTTTGATCGACGATGAGATCATGACGGCTCAAGTCGTGCTGCAGGTGGATGTTTTTGATTTTCTATGA
- a CDS encoding Arm DNA-binding domain-containing protein: MALSGRLTKKLVGKLGSGRQRDASGLYLVADPPGARRWIVRVSVKGQKNKKDAPLHTDFGFGGADVVTIHQARDRALEYRRMTANQPVLPLWQ; this comes from the coding sequence ATGGCCCTATCCGGTAGGCTGACTAAGAAGCTAGTCGGGAAACTTGGTTCTGGTCGTCAACGTGACGCCAGTGGCCTTTATCTGGTGGCTGATCCGCCCGGCGCGCGGCGCTGGATTGTGCGCGTGTCGGTCAAAGGTCAGAAAAACAAAAAAGACGCACCGCTGCACACGGATTTCGGTTTTGGTGGTGCAGATGTGGTCACGATCCATCAGGCACGCGACCGGGCGTTGGAATATCGCCGCATGACCGCAAACCAACCCGTCTTGCCACTGTGGCAATAG